One Jannaschia sp. GRR-S6-38 genomic window carries:
- a CDS encoding peptidoglycan-binding domain-containing protein has protein sequence MFTKPILTAVTAAAVAMPVPAMAGSNDFAAGLVGGIIGGALVNSQRQQPRTTTRSTTVRRSTSSRSGISSTERAQNREVQTALNYFGFNAGTPDGVLGRKSRTAVSGMQAFLSLPVDGTLSSFERDILLGAHARALSGNPETMRLVSTSPLGARAALQAQHAMMTGGGAPAQRMTGYPGLPLEVSRAVDEIAASSDPSAEQLLQRAGFVQLADLNGDGNNDYILDTSVSGSSFWCSAAQCKALVFVSTPDGYARNDMLAHGPTAASFECMGASCRLADDGDPVMAAAPEPAAPDATVEVASPALPVFGAAPAATLSLASHCGKVNLLTATRGGFIDAAAGGEPEVALAEQFCLARNFAVDAGEQIMTGMPGVTMQSVQAQCAAFGPTMAAQIGALSTAPRPAVMQEVAGFVLGTGMSQEQLRTTATLCLAAGYAADDLDVALGAALLMVALGSAPHAELLGHHLQSGFGTAERPDLAAAWYGTAIEALKGGTTPVFAPNQAGRTELLTWAASGVGQGAAAAQPVPAALPNFGTAATD, from the coding sequence ATGTTTACCAAACCGATCCTGACGGCCGTCACCGCGGCGGCCGTGGCGATGCCCGTGCCCGCGATGGCCGGCAGCAACGATTTCGCAGCCGGCCTGGTGGGCGGAATCATCGGCGGCGCGCTGGTCAATTCGCAGCGCCAGCAGCCCCGGACGACGACCCGCAGCACAACGGTCCGCCGCTCGACCTCGAGCCGCAGCGGCATTTCCAGCACCGAGCGTGCGCAGAACCGCGAGGTCCAGACGGCGCTCAACTATTTCGGCTTCAATGCCGGCACGCCCGACGGCGTGCTGGGCCGCAAGTCCCGCACGGCCGTGTCGGGCATGCAGGCCTTCCTGTCGCTGCCCGTCGACGGCACGCTGTCGAGCTTCGAGCGCGACATCCTGCTGGGCGCGCATGCCCGGGCGCTGTCGGGCAATCCCGAGACGATGCGCCTGGTCTCGACCTCGCCCCTGGGCGCGCGCGCGGCGCTTCAGGCGCAGCACGCGATGATGACCGGCGGCGGCGCGCCCGCGCAGCGCATGACCGGCTATCCCGGCCTGCCGCTGGAGGTGAGCCGGGCCGTGGACGAGATCGCCGCCTCCTCCGACCCCTCGGCGGAGCAGCTTCTGCAGCGCGCGGGCTTCGTGCAGCTGGCCGATCTGAACGGCGACGGCAACAATGACTACATCCTGGACACCTCGGTGTCGGGCTCGTCCTTCTGGTGCTCGGCGGCGCAGTGCAAGGCGCTGGTCTTCGTCTCGACGCCCGACGGCTATGCCCGCAACGACATGCTGGCGCATGGGCCGACCGCCGCCAGCTTCGAATGCATGGGCGCGTCCTGCCGGCTGGCGGATGACGGCGACCCGGTGATGGCCGCCGCGCCCGAACCTGCGGCGCCCGACGCCACGGTGGAGGTGGCGAGCCCCGCCCTGCCGGTCTTCGGCGCGGCCCCAGCGGCCACGCTGTCGCTGGCCAGCCATTGCGGCAAGGTGAACCTGCTGACCGCCACGCGCGGCGGTTTCATCGACGCGGCCGCCGGCGGCGAGCCCGAGGTCGCGCTGGCCGAGCAATTCTGCCTGGCGCGCAACTTCGCCGTCGATGCGGGCGAGCAGATCATGACCGGCATGCCCGGCGTCACGATGCAGAGCGTGCAGGCGCAATGCGCGGCTTTCGGGCCCACCATGGCGGCGCAGATCGGCGCCCTGTCGACCGCGCCGCGCCCGGCGGTGATGCAGGAGGTCGCGGGCTTCGTGCTGGGCACCGGCATGTCGCAGGAGCAGCTGCGCACCACCGCGACGCTCTGCCTGGCGGCGGGCTACGCGGCCGACGATCTGGACGTGGCGCTGGGCGCGGCGCTCCTGATGGTGGCGCTGGGCTCGGCCCCGCATGCGGAGCTGCTGGGCCACCACCTGCAATCGGGCTTCGGCACGGCGGAGCGGCCCGACCTGGCCGCCGCCTGGTACGGCACCGCGATCGAGGCGCTGAAGGGCGGCACCACGCCGGTCTTCGCGCCGAACCAGGCCGGGCGCACCGAATTGCTGACCTGGGCGGCGAGCGGGGTCGGGCAGGGCGCGGCGGCGGCGCAGCCGGTGCCCGCGGCGCTGCCGAATTTCGGGACGGCGGCCACGGACTGA